In Gemmata obscuriglobus, a single genomic region encodes these proteins:
- a CDS encoding N-formylglutamate amidohydrolase, translating into MLPLRRFALITVALALAAVVALADAPVAPTPHAIGKPPTSPLVAVEPGDSPVILSAPHGGTKDVPGVSPRKGDGLPVGGSGFFAGRDGGTEELAHATAAAIAKKTGKKPYLVVAQFHRKFIDANRPPEIAYEDAKAKPTYDAYRGTLASYCREVKKRYGRGLLLDIHGQGRMKDTVIRGTKDGKTVALLVQRYGEKAHTGPNSFFGLLAAGGYKVYPEKLADKEYATLSGGDIVQTYGSGDYGIDAIQLEFGGDFRDAASRTATADKVAAAVAKFTELYLSDK; encoded by the coding sequence ATGCTGCCACTTCGTCGGTTCGCTCTTATCACGGTCGCGCTGGCGCTCGCGGCTGTCGTTGCCCTGGCCGACGCGCCGGTCGCACCGACGCCCCACGCGATCGGGAAGCCGCCGACGAGTCCCCTGGTGGCGGTCGAGCCGGGCGATTCGCCGGTGATTCTCTCGGCTCCGCACGGCGGCACCAAGGATGTGCCCGGCGTGTCGCCCCGGAAGGGTGACGGGTTGCCGGTCGGTGGGAGTGGGTTCTTCGCTGGGCGGGACGGCGGAACGGAAGAGCTCGCCCACGCGACAGCCGCGGCGATCGCCAAGAAGACCGGGAAGAAGCCGTACCTCGTGGTCGCGCAGTTCCACCGCAAGTTCATTGACGCGAACCGCCCGCCCGAGATCGCCTATGAGGACGCGAAGGCGAAGCCGACGTACGACGCCTACCGCGGCACCCTGGCGTCCTACTGCCGCGAGGTGAAGAAGCGGTACGGCCGCGGGCTGCTGCTCGACATTCACGGCCAGGGGCGCATGAAGGACACGGTCATTCGCGGCACCAAGGACGGAAAGACGGTCGCGTTACTGGTCCAGCGGTACGGCGAGAAGGCGCACACCGGTCCGAACAGTTTCTTCGGGCTGCTCGCCGCGGGCGGGTACAAGGTGTACCCCGAGAAGCTCGCGGACAAGGAGTACGCCACGCTCAGCGGCGGCGACATCGTGCAGACCTACGGTAGCGGCGATTACGGCATCGACGCGATCCAGTTGGAGTTCGGCGGGGACTTCCGCGACGCCGCGAGCCGCACCGCGACCGCCGACAAGGTGGCCGCGGCGGTCGCAAAGTTCACCGAACTCTACCTCTCCGACAAATGA
- a CDS encoding DUF1559 domain-containing protein, which yields MVIAIIAILIGLLLPAVQKVREAAARMKCQNHLKQLGLASHNYENTYGGLPPTAIDFDSNAPNTLPFPAPKGTRAARSFHFILLPYIEQSNIQNKYDSALDWRELVNRPLAASPIPIYLCPSSPGSDRTRSFGAPSTYGGGTVTGYVTDYLIFARCRSTINTDTLLSATVNSSWSAATRPNVDTPFTAITDGTSNTIMLMEAAGGPTAYRIGRPTGDTTANTQMWPDHRNYHIFDGSNPATGVSDDDTATRSTRTLAMNGTNDGEAYSFHSGGMNIARADGSVAFIRQSVSVGIVAALLTRSHGEVLTDY from the coding sequence GTGGTGATCGCGATTATTGCGATCCTCATCGGGCTGCTGCTTCCGGCCGTGCAGAAGGTGCGCGAAGCCGCTGCACGCATGAAGTGCCAGAACCACCTCAAGCAGCTCGGCTTGGCCTCGCATAACTACGAGAACACCTACGGCGGCCTACCGCCCACGGCCATCGACTTCGATTCGAACGCGCCGAATACCCTACCGTTCCCGGCACCGAAGGGGACGCGTGCGGCTCGCAGCTTCCACTTCATTCTCCTGCCGTACATTGAACAGTCGAACATTCAGAATAAGTACGATTCGGCCTTGGACTGGCGAGAACTCGTGAACCGGCCGCTGGCCGCTTCGCCGATCCCCATCTACTTGTGCCCGTCGTCACCCGGTAGTGATCGTACCCGGTCGTTCGGTGCCCCGTCAACCTACGGAGGGGGCACCGTGACGGGATACGTAACTGACTACCTGATTTTCGCGCGATGCCGGAGCACCATTAACACTGATACGTTGCTGTCGGCCACCGTGAATAGCTCGTGGAGCGCGGCGACGCGACCGAACGTGGATACGCCGTTCACTGCCATCACCGACGGCACGTCAAACACCATCATGCTGATGGAGGCGGCGGGTGGTCCGACTGCCTACCGGATTGGTCGCCCGACTGGTGACACCACCGCTAACACGCAGATGTGGCCCGACCACCGCAATTACCACATCTTCGACGGGAGCAACCCGGCCACCGGTGTGTCCGACGACGATACCGCCACACGATCGACTCGCACTCTGGCCATGAACGGAACAAATGACGGAGAAGCGTACTCGTTTCACTCGGGCGGTATGAACATCGCGCGAGCCGACGGTTCGGTGGCTTTCATCCGCCAGTCCGTGTCGGTCGGGATCGTGGCGGCCCTGCTCACCCGCAGTCACGGGGAAGTGCTGACGGACTACTAA
- a CDS encoding BPL-N domain-containing protein, whose product MPRSVVPFAALVAVVLSVSFAQSEPPAKGDKPVRVALFAGGGAAKTKGPAAAAVEKTPGFEVTLVTGEDIRAGALKDFRVLIQPGGSGSAQAKDLGEEGRAKVKQFVKDGNGYIGICAGAYLASRSYDWSLHILDAEVLDRAHWARGTGDVELRFGPKGKEFFDTKAEKLTVYYGQGPLLAPGKDDAIPDYEELATYETEIFSKGGAKPGVMKGTTAAARGSYGTGRVFCWSPHPEKTDTPEAKALFRKALLWTAGKE is encoded by the coding sequence GTGCCCCGTTCCGTCGTACCGTTCGCCGCACTGGTCGCGGTCGTGCTGTCGGTGTCGTTCGCCCAGTCGGAACCGCCCGCCAAGGGCGACAAACCGGTGCGGGTCGCGCTGTTCGCCGGTGGCGGTGCCGCCAAGACCAAGGGGCCGGCGGCGGCGGCCGTTGAGAAGACCCCCGGGTTCGAGGTCACGCTCGTGACCGGTGAAGACATCCGCGCCGGTGCCCTCAAAGACTTCCGGGTGCTGATCCAGCCCGGCGGGAGCGGGTCCGCTCAGGCGAAGGACCTGGGCGAAGAGGGCCGCGCGAAGGTGAAGCAGTTCGTGAAGGACGGCAACGGCTACATCGGCATCTGCGCCGGCGCCTACCTCGCGAGCCGCAGCTACGACTGGTCCTTACACATCCTCGACGCCGAAGTGCTCGACCGCGCCCACTGGGCGCGCGGCACCGGCGACGTGGAACTGCGGTTCGGCCCCAAGGGCAAGGAGTTCTTCGACACCAAGGCGGAGAAGCTGACCGTTTACTACGGTCAGGGGCCGCTGCTCGCACCGGGCAAGGACGACGCCATCCCGGATTACGAGGAACTGGCCACTTACGAAACCGAGATTTTCAGCAAGGGCGGGGCGAAGCCCGGAGTGATGAAGGGCACGACCGCTGCCGCCCGCGGCAGCTACGGCACCGGGCGGGTGTTCTGCTGGAGCCCGCACCCCGAGAAGACCGACACGCCGGAGGCAAAGGCCCTGTTCCGCAAGGCCCTGCTGTGGACCGCCGGTAAAGAATAG